A segment of the Deinococcus radiopugnans ATCC 19172 genome:
GGCGTGGCTTCTCCTGGCAACAGCAGTCACCATCATGGGTGGCCTGAGCTTCGTCAACACAGCGGCTCTCTCGGTGTCGCCCTGGGTTGCCAAGAGCATAGCCACCATTAGTCTCTGGAGTGTCGTCGGTTTTATGTGGATGCTCGGTGAGCAGGTGCGTCGTCGGCGGGCTGATCTGGCTACCCTTCAGGAGCGGGCCGATCTGGCGGCGCTGGTCGAGCGCACGCGGATAGCGCGTGAAATGCACGATATTGTCGCCCACAGTCTGACTTCAGTCATCGCCCTGGCGGATGGGGCACGCTACGCCGCCACCAGCCAGCCGGCGCTGGCCGTGCAGGCACTTGAAACCATTTCGCAGACCTCGCGTGAGGCCCTCGGGGACATGCGGGGCCTGCTGTCGGTGCTGCGGGATGACGCGGGGCGTGATCTCCTCGCCCCGCCCACCCTCCGGGATATCCAGGGCCTGCTGGCGGATGCTCGACGCTCGGGACTGGACCTCACCGCTCAGGGTATCGAGACACTGCCAGACGATCTTCCCCCCTTGCTGCAATTCTCGCTTTACCGGCTGATTCAGGAACTTCTGACCAACATGCTGAAGCATTCGTCGCAGCGAGCCGGCACCCTGACCGTCAGGACCACTGACGGCAAAATTGTGCTTGAAGCGCAAAACGCTGCTGGTGCGGAGACACGGGCCGGAAAGGGATTTGGCCTCCTCGGTATGAAAGAGCGCGTGAATGCATTAAGTGGCCGGATGAGTACCAGGCGTGAAGCTGATAATTTTAGCGTGATGGTGGAGCTCCCCAGATGATTACCGTTGGACTGGTGGACGACCAGCCACTCGTGCGGGCCGGGTTTTCCATGCTCATCAACTCGCAGCCGGACATGCAGGTTCTGTTTCAGGCGGGGGACGGCTCACAACTTGCCGAGCAACCAGCGGTTGATGTCATGCTCATGGATATCCAGATGCCTGTGGTTGACGGCATTACCGCGACAGGTCAGGTGTTGCGGCGCGACCCACACGTCAAGGTCATCATGCTGACGACCTTTGATCACCGGGGATTTGTGACCGGGGCCATCGAGGCGGGTGCCAGCGGTTTTCTCCTCAAGGACGCTCAACCTGAAGAACTGCTGGCTGCAATCAGGATCGTCCATGCTGGAGAAGCTGTCCTCTCGCCCCGCGCCACGGCCCATGTCCTTTCCGCACTGCAAGGTGACGGCAGGAGTGGGCAGACCAATCAGGCCATGTTGGAGGTGCTGACCGCCCGCGAACGCGACATTCTCAGGCTCATCGCCCTCGGACTGAGCAACGACGAGATGGCCCGCCGTGAGTTGCTCTCGATGGCTACCGTCAAAACGCATGTGCGCCACATCCTGATGAAGACGGATTCGCGGGACCGCGTTCATGCTGTGCTTTACGCCTACCGTGCCGGACTGGTGACCATTCAGGAACTGCTCAGTCAGCCGCAGATGGAGTAGCGGCCAGTAGCCGCAAATCATCCCCTGGGATGAGCGCCTGGGATGACGATTTTTCCATTTCACCAGCGCAGACTCTGCCCGTATGAGCTACGCCATTTCGACTCAAGGACTCACCAAAACATACGGCGGCCGGGCCGTCGTCGAGTCGCTCGACCTCTGCATTCCACCCGGCAGCGTCTACGGTTTTCTGGGGCCAAATGGGGCCGGTAAATCCACCACCATGAAACTGCTGCTGGGCCTCACGCGTCCGACAAAAGGCCGTATCGAGGTGCTTGGGCAGCCACTCCAGCAGGGCAGCCCTCTGATGCGGCAAATCGGGTCGATGATCGAGGCGCCGCCAGGCTACGGTCATCTCACCGGCTGGGAAAATCTACAGATCGTTCAGCACATGCTGGGCCTGCAAACATCTCAAATTGAGCGGGTGCTGGAGGTGGTGCGGCTCACGGCTCACCGTAACAAACTGGTCAGGAATTATTCGCTGGGGATGAAACAACGGCTGGGCATCGCCATGGCGCTGGCCCGCGAACCGAAGCTCCTGATTCTCGATGAACCGACGAACGGCCTGGACCCCGCTGGTATCGAGGAGATCCGAGAACTGCTGGTTCACCTCGCTCAGCAAGGCATCACGGTGATGGTCTCCAGCCATCTGCTGGATGAGATCAACAAGATGGCGACCCACCTGGGCATTCTGAGCGAAGGC
Coding sequences within it:
- a CDS encoding sensor histidine kinase, whose translation is MEDVMGRRYSSLVSHLGRMVVIGGIGVSSILTVGDGLDTPLSVLAALMAGVVTLAFLFHPRNTDLALAVVAVTLSLGLAVPDIREFVGVILPVLYASYVAAAYSRAELRFLWLAWLLLATAVTIMGGLSFVNTAALSVSPWVAKSIATISLWSVVGFMWMLGEQVRRRRADLATLQERADLAALVERTRIAREMHDIVAHSLTSVIALADGARYAATSQPALAVQALETISQTSREALGDMRGLLSVLRDDAGRDLLAPPTLRDIQGLLADARRSGLDLTAQGIETLPDDLPPLLQFSLYRLIQELLTNMLKHSSQRAGTLTVRTTDGKIVLEAQNAAGAETRAGKGFGLLGMKERVNALSGRMSTRREADNFSVMVELPR
- a CDS encoding response regulator, which produces MITVGLVDDQPLVRAGFSMLINSQPDMQVLFQAGDGSQLAEQPAVDVMLMDIQMPVVDGITATGQVLRRDPHVKVIMLTTFDHRGFVTGAIEAGASGFLLKDAQPEELLAAIRIVHAGEAVLSPRATAHVLSALQGDGRSGQTNQAMLEVLTARERDILRLIALGLSNDEMARRELLSMATVKTHVRHILMKTDSRDRVHAVLYAYRAGLVTIQELLSQPQME
- a CDS encoding ABC transporter ATP-binding protein, producing MSYAISTQGLTKTYGGRAVVESLDLCIPPGSVYGFLGPNGAGKSTTMKLLLGLTRPTKGRIEVLGQPLQQGSPLMRQIGSMIEAPPGYGHLTGWENLQIVQHMLGLQTSQIERVLEVVRLTAHRNKLVRNYSLGMKQRLGIAMALAREPKLLILDEPTNGLDPAGIEEIRELLVHLAQQGITVMVSSHLLDEINKMATHLGILSEGRLIFQGTRDELFGKSLPDLVIESPTPQQVAAYGGQWTAKGVIFKDLDKPGAARLLAELAAHGIEVYEAARAKQSLEEAFIKLTSHGALK